In the genome of Leptotrichia sp. HSP-536, the window AAGCAGCAAGTGGAATTAAGCGAGATTGCAAAAAGTATTAATGAAGCTGAGATCAAGTTAGGGAATGTTCTGATTAATAATTATGAAAATATTGAAAATGACGGAAAAGTGTTAGTTCTTGAAGGATATCAAAGTTTGTTAGTTCAAATTTAACAATAAAATTTAGGGTAAGACTTTCTGATAGAAATTGAAAAAAATAAAATTGAAAGTAATATTTTTAAAATAATCAATATTTTTTGATTACTTGGAGGAAAAATGAAAATAAAAGGGATATTGTTTGATTTTAATGGAACAATGCTTTTTGATAGTGCTTTATAGGAAGATGTATGGAAAAAATTTTTAAGAAGCAAAATTGGTAGGGAAATAACAAATGAAGAAATTCATAAGTACATTCATGGTGGAAATAATAAAACTGTACTTTCATACTTTTTTAACAGAGATTTTTCAGATGGAGAAGTTGAAGAATTAGGCGAAGAAAAAGAAAGTATGTATCGGGATATGTGCCTGAAAGATACGGAAATGTTTAAGTTAGCAAAAGGACTGCCAGATTTTCTTGATAAGTTAAAAGAAGCTGGTATTCTAATGACTATAGCAACGGGAGTTCCTCTAAGCAACGTGAAATTTTATTTTGAACATCTAAATTTGGGAAAATGGTTTGATATAAATAAAGTTGTTTATACTGACGGAAGTTTTAAAGGAAAGCCAGAACCAGATATTTTTTTGAAAGCCGCAAAAACTATAAATGTAAATATTGAGGATTGTGCGGTATTTGAAGATGCGATACTTGGAATAGAGGCGGCAAAAAGAGCAAATGCTGCAAAAATTATAGCTATTTCTTCGACTTTTGAAAGGAATAAATTATCATCAATTGATGAAGTTTTCTTTGTTATAAAAGATTTTACGGAAATATCAATAGATAATTTGTAATTTGAAAATAAAAAAAGAAAAAACTGCCTTTTATTCTTAAAAATAGGAATATCAGACAGTTTTTTTGTTTTCGATGCTCAATTTAACCCAATAATTTAAAATTCAATTCAGAAATTCTAAATATAAATTTTATCCCTTTTATCTATTTGAACAACTAAAATAAGTAATTCATTTTCCTCAATTTTTACAATAATTCTGTAGTTTTCAACTCGATATCTCCAAAATCCTTTCAGATTGTATCTTAATGCTTTTCCAAATTTTTTTGGATTATCTGTATCGAAAAGATTTTGATCAATATATCTTAAAATTTTTGATTTCATAGAATTATCTAGTTTATTTAGTTGTTTCTGTGCTTTTTCAGAGTACATTAGACTATATTTCATTTTCCAACCCTAATTTTTTTATTAAATTTTCGTGGCTAATCCAGTTTTCTCTGTTGTCTTTTTCTTCTTCATAAGCCTCAACAGCCAATTTGTAATCCTCTTCATCTTCGATTTTTTCAAGAATTAAATCTAACATTACTTGGTTTAAATTGATATTGTTTTCCTTAACATAGTTATTTATTTTATTTTCTATGTCAGGATTAGCATTTATAGAAACGGTTATCATAAAGTTCACACCCTTTCTTGTTATTTTGTTAATAAAATTTTAACATAAAAATAATAAAAAGCAATGAAAATATTATTTCTTCTATTTTACTCTATTTATTTGGTTTCTTTGGATACAAATAATTTTATTCTATTTGGAGTGTCAATAGTTACTGTATTTTCTTTTATATTTGGAAAATTTTTTTCAAATTTTTCTTTAACTAATGATAGATGTATTTCTTCAACACCTGTAGAATTATCATTTTTAGGAATCTTTCTTTTTCCGTTCCATTGATTTATACCAAATTGATGATGATATTTACCTGTTGATAAAAAATATGCTTTTGGTAATTTCGATACTGTTTCAAGTCCTAATGCCTTTATATAAAAGTCTTTATCATTTTCAAGATTAAATGTTTCAAGATGAACATGTCCGATTTTAGTATTTTCAGGGATTTCAAAATCAGGAAGATTGTCTGAAATTCTCAATAAATCTTCTAAATCAATAGTTTCTGTTCCCATTATAACATGTCCATTTTCCCATTTCCAAGTATTAGAATCTCTGTCTGCATAAACTTCAATACCGTTTCCTTCAGGATCTGTCAAATAAACGGCTTCACTAACATTGTGATCCCCTACTCCATCTAATTTTATTAACTCTTTCGCACACAGTTTCTTAAAAAATTTCCTAAATCTTTTCTCTCAGGCAGCAAATAAGCAATATGAAATACATTTGTCTCGTTATCGTTTTTAAATACTTCATTTCCAAAAGAAATCATTTTTATAAGAGGAACTGTCTTAGTTCCCAATATAATTTCTCTTTTTCCGTTTTCTTTTTTATCATTTAAAACTTTCATTTTTAATAATTTTAAATAATAATCTCTCATTTTTTCAATATTTTTTACTCTTAAAGTTATAAAATTAAAATTTAATCCATAATTTTTATTATTCATTAATATTCCTTCTTTCAAAATTTCAAAATTCAAACATACTATAATTAATTTATTGATAATCTACTATTTTATTTTAATACCTTCCAGTTCCAATAAGAACTCCTTTATATGAAGTCCGCCACCATATCCTACTAACTTTCCGTTCATGCCAATTACACGATGGCAGGGAATAAAAATCGAGATTTTATTTCGATTGTTTGCCATTCCAACCGCACGGACTGCTTTTTCGTTATTGATTGCGATTGCGATGTCCTTGTAAGAACGGGTTTCACCGTAAGGAATTGTTTCAAGAGCGTTCCAAACGGAAATTTGAAAAGGAGTCCCTTCTTTTAGAAGTGGCAAGTCAAAATTTTTTCGTTTTTTGGAAAAGTATTCAAATAACTGATTTTTTGCATTTTTTATTAATTTGGTTTCTTTAATTTGAAAATTATCATCATTTTCAAATTTTTCAATTTCATAATTCCAGATTACATCAGTAATATGAGAATCATTTTCCGTTGTGGCAAGTCCAATTTTTCCAATTGGAGTATTGGTTTCATAAAAATAGATATTTTTTTTCATTGTTATTAGCCTTTCTTTAATTATAATCAAACTTCATTAAAGTTTTTTAGAATTTTAAATTTTAATTATTTTGATATGTAGTCTAAATTATACCACAATAATCGATATTTTAAAACAAAATAATTTTATTATGGCTAAATTATGCGATTTGAGGTATAATATAGTAAATTATTAAAAACAGAATAGGGGAGATTTTATGGACAGTTTTGAAGATGCTGAAAAAAGAGATTTTGTAGGAACTATACCAGGAATCATTAAAATAGTTGGAATAATGATTTTTACGTGGAGTATTCTAATTTTTCAAAGAGGTATTTTTGGTAGTTATTATTTCAATAGTGTTGCAAAAACAGGAGATTTGAAAGCTGGAGAAATGGTAACACTTGTTCAGACATTATTTAGCCTTGTTGTACTGATTATATTAAGTGTTATTTTTATAAAAATGATGAAGACTAGATTTGGTAAGGAGAATTTGAATAAAATAAAATTCTGGACTTTTGTTATAGTTGTGATAACTATTGTTTTATTTGCACTTGGAGTGACTTTTTCGATGATAAATTCGATAGCTAAAAATACTGGGAGTATTTCTTTGAGTGATAAAATTACTATATTTTTAAAACAGGAATTTTAGAAGGAATAAAAGGGATGGAGCTAATTGGGCTTTTGTTGACAATGTGTTTATTTTCAATTAAAGTTTATGAGAATAATAAGAAAAAGAGTCTATTTGCAATATTCTTTGCTGGTGTAAGTTCAATAATTCTAATGATAATTTTTTATTTTGTTGGACTATTTTTAGATTTATATCTGCTCCAAACAAGTCAAGGCTGGAAAATGGAAACACTCTCTGGATTTATAAGAGAAATAATGCAAAATGCAAATATGCAGGAAGTATTGTTTAATTATTATTTTTATTTAACATCGTCTGTTGTTGTAATATTTACAATAATATTAATTTTAAACGTTTTTTCAGATAATAAAAAATCGCAATTAAAAATAAATAACACTAAATAAAAATTTATTAAAAAAGGAAATATAAAAAAAATGAATTTATTTGATGAAGTATATGAAGATAAGAAGCCGTTGGCATTTAGATACCGTCCAAAAAGTCTTGATGATTTTTATGGTCAGAAGAAATTGGTTGGGGAAAATGGAATTTTGAGGAAGATTATTGAGCGAGGAAACTTTATGAATGCGATTTTCTGGGGAGCACCGGGAACAGGGAAAACTACACTTGCAGAAATAATTGCTGATAAAATGAATTACCATTATGAATATCTGAATGCTATAAAAGCCTCTGTAACTGATATAAAGAATATTTCTGATAAAGCACACATCAGCTTTCATACAAATGGACAGCAGACACTATTATTTTTAGATGAAATTCATAGATTTAATAAGTTGCAGCAGGATTCACTTCTTGAAGATTTGGAAAATGGGAATATTATTTTGATTGGAGCGACTACCGAAAATCCTTATTATAACTTGAATAACGCATTATTATCACGATGTATGGCATTTGAATTTAAAAAACTGAGTGAGAATGATTTGCTTAAAATATTGAAAAATATTAATGAAAAGGAGAATTTTGGGATTTCAGATGATATTTTAGGATATATTTCGGAAATAATCGAAGGAGATGCAAGGCAGGCTATAAATATTTTGGAACTGATAACAAATGTTGGAGTGGAGTTTACGCTGGAAGAAGTAAAGGAAATTTTGAATACAAAAAAATCATATCACAGGACAGAAGACAAGTACAATACAATTTCAGCAATGATAAAAAGCATTCGTGGAAGCGATCCTGATGCGGCTGTCTACTGGATGGCGAAAATGCTTTCTGGCGGAGAAGATATTTTGTATATTGCAAGAAGACTTGTGATTTTAGCTTCTGAAGACATTGGGCTTGCAAATCCGCAGGCTTTACCAGTTGCTGTGGCAGGACTTAATGCGATAAAAGAAATTGGAATGCCCGAAGCTAGAATTATCTTATCTGAAGTGGCAATCTATCTTGCAATTTCTCCTAAGAGCAATTCAGCCTACAATGCTATAAATTCAGCACTCAAACACATTGAAAACGAAAAAATTCAGGAAGTGCCAGTTCATCTCACAAAAGTTGGAGCAAAAGACTACAAATACCCACACAATTATGAAAATCATTATGTAGACCAAATTTATATGAATGAAAAAATCAAATTTTATGAACATGGAAAAAATAAATTTGAAAAGGCGGCAGATGAGTGGTTGAGGAAGATTAAGAAGAATGGAAAATAGACTTTTAGATTTTGTAAAATAATTGGAATAAAAAATACTCAGACAGTAAATTGTATCATTGCTTGAGTATTTTTTTGAGTATTTAATAACAAGCTGAAGGATCATAATTTTGTACAAAATTTCTTGCTGTGTCACGTTCACAGTCGTATTTAATAACTGAATCTCCAGACATTTTCCTTTCTATGAGCAATTTATTTAAATTATATTCAGCTAACTGATTACTGCTGGCATTTGGTAAATGAAGTATTAAACCGTATTCCATTTCTACTCCATTACTGATACCTGTTGCAGCCCAAACTGTACCGATATATTTTTTTAAAGAAGAAGTGCTTATATTTTTAAAACCTTTTAAATTTATATATCCCTTTTTTTCTTTATTTTTTCCATCCAAAACTTGAACTAATATTTTGTTATTACTTCTTATTCCTTTTATTTCAACAAGTGTATAATCCATATCAGAAGCCGTAAATCTTCTTTCATATGGATCAACTTCTTTAGTTTCAGTCTTAGTTTTATTGGTTTTGGTTTCACTTTTTTTGTTATCTTCTTTAACTTGAGTTTGTATTGAAGCCATCATCTGATTTTCCAATTGTCTTTTTTCCTGTTCCTTTTGGACTTTTTCCATCTCGCTTATCTTATTTTTCATACTTATAAATTGGTAAATACCACCACCAATGATAAGACTACCTATGATTAGGACTAAAGCAATTATTATTCCAATAAGAATTTTTACTAAATTTTTATTTTCAACATTATTATTTTCCATTTTTACTTCTCCTAAAATTTAAATTTAATGTATTAGTTTCTATTTTATTCTACATATTTTATACAAGTCAACATCAATATAAGGACTTTCGTTAATTTTTTTATAATTTTTCTCTACTTTGAAAATTCATTTTACCAAGTAATGTCATTTAATTTTTCAGCCATTTCTAAAGTTGATAAATTTTCTATATTTTCAATATTTAAAAGAGATTTTAATTCATAATATTTATTCTTTCTTATTCCTCCTGAAGTTAATTTTTTAAATTCTGTTGGACAAAAATCATTGTCGTCAAATAAAAAGAAGATATGTCCTTTTGAAATATCGCCATAGCCGTAAATTTTTGGGAATGCCCTTATTGTATTGATGATTCTGTTTTCTTCCTCGTTAGTAATTTCCGCATTGCCTGAAATTTTTTTAGTAATTAATGTTCCTTCTTCTGTAAGTTCAGCCAAAAAAACTTTGTTTACTTTTCCAATATATTTCACTTCTTTTGCAGTATATATTCCAGTAAATTTATGATTTGAATATCTTCTAGACTCAGGCTGGAAGTATAAACGATACTTTTCGTTTAATTCAAAACTTTTATTGCATGGAACGATTCTGAATACGTTTTTTATTAAATTCGTTGAACTGCAATAATCAAAAAAGTCTTTTGACAAATGGTATAATTCTTCGTTAAAATTATATTCTTCTGTAATTTTTTCAAGCGAAGAAAGCAAATCATAAAAAGTTATTGCAACAAAATCAAAATTATAAATTCTTATTTTTTGATTTATAGATTTTATGGTAGTTTCATCAAAGGTAGAATCACTTATGTGAATTAATATGTTTGTTCCAGCTGAATTTTCGTTTTTGCAATAATTAATAAGTTTATTTGCATTATTTAATCCTGTAATCTTGGTTTCAATAATTATTTTTGTTGCTTTTGTCTGAATATGTCCGTCTATAATTTCTCCTTCATTTTGTGATTTTTGCTGTTTAAAAACAGGGATAACTTTATAATTGATATGTTCTGGAAGAATATCGTTTATGAACAGTTCATAAATTTTTGGATTTATTCTATACATATTTGATAAAAGTAATAGAATATTATTTGTAACAGTATTTTCTACTTTAGAATAAATTTGAAATGGATTAATAAATCCCATAAAAACCTCCTTATTTGCTTTTGAAATTATAGTTTTCTTTTAATTATACTATATTTTTTATCATTTTTACTTACAAAATAATTAAATTATAGTTAATTTTATAGATTGTTATATAATAATTTTAAATTTACAATTTTCAAAACGTTAATAAATACACAACCTTGATAAATACAATACTTTGTGATAAAATAAATTAACAAAAATATATTGGAGGAATGATACCGAATGAAAAAAAGAGCTTTGATTAGTGTTTTTGATAAGACTGGGATATTGGAATTTGCACAATTTCTAGATAAAAAGGGTGTTGAGATTGTTTCTACTGGAGGGACTTATAAGTTTTTGAAGGAAAATGGGCTGGATGTTGTGGAAATATCTGAAGTTACAAAGTTTAAGGAAATGCTGGATGGTAGGGTAAAAACATTGCATCCGAATATTCATGGTGGAATTTTGGCGATTAGGGACAATAAGGGGCATATGGATACAATAAAGGCTGAAGGCATTGAAACGATAGACTTTGTTGCGGTTAATTTATATCCGTTTTTCAGAGAAGTTCAGGCAGACAAAACTTTTGACGAAAAAATCGAATTTATCGACATAGGCGGGCCTACAATGCTTCGTTCGGCTGCAAAATCATTCAAAGACGTTACAGTTATCTGCGAAACAGAAGATTATGCGAAAGTTATGGAAGAAATTGAAAATAATGGGGAAGTTTCATTTGAAACGAAAAAAAGACTGGCTGGGAAGGTATTTAACTTGACATCAGCTTATGATGCGGCTATTTCTAACTTCTTGCTGGATGAGGAATATCCGAAATACTTGAATGTTTCGTATGAAAAGAAATTTGACTTGAGATATGGGGAAAATCCTCACCAATCGGCTGCTTATTATGTTTCAACTATTGAAAATGGAAGTATGAAGGATTTTGTCCAGTTAAATGGAAAAGAATTGTCGTTTAATAATATCAGGGATATGGATATTGCTTGGAAAGTGGCAAATGAATTTGATGAAATTGCCTGCTGTGCTGTAAAACATTCGACTCCTTGCGGTGTAGCAGTTGCAGATGACGTTTTCACAGCTTACAAGAAAGCTCATGACTGTGATCCAGTATCAATTTTTGGTGGAATAGTTGCGATTAATAGAGAAATTGATGCAGAAACTGCACGGGAACTGCACAAAATTTTCCTAGAAATCGTTATTGCTCCAGCATTTACTGAGGAAGCTATGGAAATATTAAAATCCAAGAAAAATTTGAGAGTAATAAAATGCGAAATTGCAAAACCTCAGGATAAAGTGGAATATGTAAAAGTTGACGGCGGAATATTAGTTCAGCAGACAAATCGAAAAATGATTGACAATATGGAAGTTGTAACAAAAAAACAGCCAACAGAACAAGAGTTAAAAGATATGGAACTTGGAATGAAAGTCGTAAAACACGTAAAATCAAATGCAATCGTGGTAGTAAAAGATGGAGCTGCAACAGGAGTTGGAACAGGACAGACAAATAGAATTTGGGCAACTCAGCACGCACTTGAACACGCCAAAGGAGACTCAGATTCACTAGAAGGAGCAGTTTTGGCATCAGACGCATTTTTCCCATTCAGAGACTGTGTAGACGAAGCTGCTAAATACGGTATCAAGGCATTAGTGCAGCCAGGTGGCTCAATTAGAGACAAAGAATCAATTGAGGCTGCTGATGAACATAAAATGACTATGGTATTTACTGGAATTAGACATTTTAAACATTAATTTCAAAAGTTGAAAAAAACAGGATTAGTTTTAGTCCTGCTTTTTTCAGCAAATTAACAAAAATTTTAACAAATTCTTAAAATTTATAAAATTAAATCCTTGACAAATAAATAAAATTATGATACTCTAATTATGTTGTTTGAAAAAGTAACGTATAATTTGGGACTGTAGCTCAACTGGTCAGAGCAACCGACTCTTAATCGGTAGGTTGTGGGTTCGATCCCCACCAGTCCCACCATCATCTTCTATAAAATATAATATTAATGTATAATAAGAGTGTATAGGCTCTTATTTTTTTATTAATTTTAAAGGTTAAAAAAATTTTTTAGATAAGGTTCTTGACAATACGTTTAATACAAGTTATACTTATACTGAAATTGAAAGTGATTTTTTAAAAAAAACTTCTTGAGTTTTAAATTCTTAAATATCTTCTAAATAAGATTTAACTGTTTAAATTTATGCTAGGAGGTATTACTATGAAATCAGTATCTTCAGATATGGTAATAAGAAAACTAAAAAGAGAATTGAAAGTTCGAGAAGTAAGAGGAAAAGGAAGTCATCGTCAATTTATACTTCCTAATGGTCATAAAGTAACAGTTCCACATCCAAAAAAGGATCTGATTATTAAAACATTAAGAAGTATTGAAAAACAGACTGGGATTAAATTCTAATCCCTTCTTGTTTTCATTAAAAAATATTGTCCCATAATTTGAATGGGATTTAGAGTACCCCAAAAATGAAGGGGACTAAAACTTCTTCTGAAAAGAAAAGTATGATAAATTTTTAATTTAGAATCTTTTAAAATTATTCATATAAAATAAAAACCCAAGTGTTATTGAGAGTTATAGGCTCTTTTTTATTTAAAAAATATCAAAAAGAAAAAAACATTACTATGTGTAAAATACGTGTTGCTGTATTTTGTAATTTAAGAAAATGATATGAGAAAAATGAATATAGGAGTTGATAATTCTGAATTTATTTGAATGTATCTTAGGCTTTGCAAGTGATTTGGCTGGAGAAGAGAAAGTTGAGTGTTGGTTAAAATTTTATTGGATTCGTTTTTTGAGTAGCAGTTTTGGGAGTTTATTGGATAATAGATAGTGGAATACGATTTGGGGCTGGATAAAGTCCTTTTTGTCTCTAATTGAAAAATTTTAAAAAATATTTATAAAAAATTTTGCAATTGTCTTGAAAATTAGTAAAAAATATGATAAACTTAATAGGTTATTGAATAAAAGGATATTCCGCTTTTATTGTTGCTACCAGTTTTATAAAGGATTTATAAGCAAGAAAAGTTTTTAAATTGGTGAGATTGGTATAGATAGAAAGAATGTCTTAGAAAGAAGGGAGTGAATTTCTTGAAAGAGAAATTAATCGAATTAGTAGAAAAAAATTATTTGAAAGCTGACGTACCTCAATTTAAAGCAGGGGATACAGTTGCTGTTCACTACAAAGTAAAAGAGGGAAACAAAGAAAGAATACAGGTTTTTGAAGGTGTAGTTATTAGAGTTTCTGGTGGAAGCGTTGCTAAAAACTTCACAGTTAGAAAAGTATCTTCAGGAATCGGTGTAGAAAGAATCATTCCTTTAAATTCTCCATTAGTAGAAAAAATCGAAGTTAAGAGAATTGGTAAAGTAAGAAGAGCTAAACTATACTACTTAAGAAACTTATCAGGAAAAGCTGCTAGAATTAAAGAAATCAGAAAGTAGCTCAAAGGCTAGCAATTTGCTAGCTTTTTATTTTTAGGATATTTTAAATTTATGATTATTTTTACTTAAATTTTGGTTTCTTTTTGATTTTGTGAATTTGATAAAAAAGGGAACTTTATAATTTGATTTTTGCTAATCTAGTTTATTTGGAGCGAAGGAAAAATTTAGAAAAAGTAAAGTCAGATTGTGTGTAATAATAAAAAAATTATAATAAATAGGAAAGGAAAAAATTGATGAATATGATATTGTGGACAATATTTTATCTTATTGTATCGTTAATTTTAATGTATTTTTTCTTTAAGGAAAAATATGTTATCAATCTTTTGAGAGTCAAGGAAGATGAAATATTAAAAAAAGTTTCACTTGAAAAAAATGAGAAAAATATTATGATTGGGAATGTATTGACAATAGTAGCACTAGTTGTAACGGCGATATTTTTTATACTTATAGATAGAACTCCAGATTCGATTATAAAAATTAAACTTTGGGGAATTTATGGAGTATTTATTCTAAATGTGGTGTTTTATGTGCTTAGAGTGGAACACGAATGGATTTTTTTGGGAAATCTTATTATGATGTTTTTAGGAAGACTGATGTTTAATATTTTGGATATGAATTTTTATATTTATTTGGGAATAAATGTTGTGATTTCATTGATTCTTATTTATTTATTTAAAAGCTTGCCAAAGGAAGAAATTACTGAACAGACAATTTTAAAGGAAGTTACGAAGGATAATAAAAAGCTGGAAAAAATATTGATGGAATCAAAAATAAAAAATGAAAGTACAGAAGAAATTTTCAAAAAAATGTTTCCAAATGAAAATATTTCAGTAGAAGAAAGAATTGCAAAGGAAGAAAGAAAAAGAAGCACATTTGGAAAAGCAATTTCAAGAATCGACAACACCATGCTTGCCATTATTCTAGTAATGGTTATTCAAGTGTTCTACATTGGAAACTACGTTATTCCATCAGGTTCAATGGAGCCAACGATTGCTATAAAGGATAGAGTTTTTGCAAATATGGTAAAATACCGTTTTACACATCCTAAAGTTGGACAAATAATAGCTTTTAAGGAACCGATGACAGATAAAGTAATGTACACAAAAAGATTAGTCGGAGAGCCTGGAACGACTCTTCAAATTGCTAAAGGGAAAATGGATATAAATAAATTTGAAATAGCAAAT includes:
- a CDS encoding methylated-DNA--[protein]-cysteine S-methyltransferase, encoding MKKNIYFYETNTPIGKIGLATTENDSHITDVIWNYEIEKFENDDNFQIKETKLIKNAKNQLFEYFSKKRKNFDLPLLKEGTPFQISVWNALETIPYGETRSYKDIAIAINNEKAVRAVGMANNRNKISIFIPCHRVIGMNGKLVGYGGGLHIKEFLLELEGIKIK
- the rplS gene encoding 50S ribosomal protein L19 — translated: MKEKLIELVEKNYLKADVPQFKAGDTVAVHYKVKEGNKERIQVFEGVVIRVSGGSVAKNFTVRKVSSGIGVERIIPLNSPLVEKIEVKRIGKVRRAKLYYLRNLSGKAARIKEIRK
- a CDS encoding DUF6290 family protein, with the protein product MITVSINANPDIENKINNYVKENNINLNQVMLDLILEKIEDEEDYKLAVEAYEEEKDNRENWISHENLIKKLGLENEI
- the purH gene encoding bifunctional phosphoribosylaminoimidazolecarboxamide formyltransferase/IMP cyclohydrolase — its product is MKKRALISVFDKTGILEFAQFLDKKGVEIVSTGGTYKFLKENGLDVVEISEVTKFKEMLDGRVKTLHPNIHGGILAIRDNKGHMDTIKAEGIETIDFVAVNLYPFFREVQADKTFDEKIEFIDIGGPTMLRSAAKSFKDVTVICETEDYAKVMEEIENNGEVSFETKKRLAGKVFNLTSAYDAAISNFLLDEEYPKYLNVSYEKKFDLRYGENPHQSAAYYVSTIENGSMKDFVQLNGKELSFNNIRDMDIAWKVANEFDEIACCAVKHSTPCGVAVADDVFTAYKKAHDCDPVSIFGGIVAINREIDAETARELHKIFLEIVIAPAFTEEAMEILKSKKNLRVIKCEIAKPQDKVEYVKVDGGILVQQTNRKMIDNMEVVTKKQPTEQELKDMELGMKVVKHVKSNAIVVVKDGAATGVGTGQTNRIWATQHALEHAKGDSDSLEGAVLASDAFFPFRDCVDEAAKYGIKALVQPGGSIRDKESIEAADEHKMTMVFTGIRHFKH
- the lepB gene encoding signal peptidase I, with amino-acid sequence MNMILWTIFYLIVSLILMYFFFKEKYVINLLRVKEDEILKKVSLEKNEKNIMIGNVLTIVALVVTAIFFILIDRTPDSIIKIKLWGIYGVFILNVVFYVLRVEHEWIFLGNLIMMFLGRLMFNILDMNFYIYLGINVVISLILIYLFKSLPKEEITEQTILKEVTKDNKKLEKILMESKIKNESTEEIFKKMFPNENISVEERIAKEERKRSTFGKAISRIDNTMLAIILVMVIQVFYIGNYVIPSGSMEPTIAIKDRVFANMVKYRFTHPKVGQIIAFKEPMTDKVMYTKRLVGEPGTTLQIAKGKMDINKFEIANVDNRPVYPSFSGDKRKFEEDFKKYTEQVNEFNANKLQNVGGAIMTNDKKSEILEKVTPQKVYLPEGILMNNKIYIPKKGDKVKLDKIIAINKVFGKIDDGTLVGQVDWESYYDGKGYKNFTGKEFLELIKTDKNFKDIIGNDDELNANPANVLTNAYYTFTLKVEGRDEMVMPIMDFKYNDELFKKLLNGETITLDKNYYMAMGDNTANSKDTRYFGLVSEPRIKGELLIRWWPLSRIGLL
- a CDS encoding type II toxin-antitoxin system RelE family toxin — translated: MKYSLMYSEKAQKQLNKLDNSMKSKILRYIDQNLFDTDNPKKFGKALRYNLKGFWRYRVENYRIIVKIEENELLILVVQIDKRDKIYI
- a CDS encoding replication-associated recombination protein A, yielding MNLFDEVYEDKKPLAFRYRPKSLDDFYGQKKLVGENGILRKIIERGNFMNAIFWGAPGTGKTTLAEIIADKMNYHYEYLNAIKASVTDIKNISDKAHISFHTNGQQTLLFLDEIHRFNKLQQDSLLEDLENGNIILIGATTENPYYNLNNALLSRCMAFEFKKLSENDLLKILKNINEKENFGISDDILGYISEIIEGDARQAINILELITNVGVEFTLEEVKEILNTKKSYHRTEDKYNTISAMIKSIRGSDPDAAVYWMAKMLSGGEDILYIARRLVILASEDIGLANPQALPVAVAGLNAIKEIGMPEARIILSEVAIYLAISPKSNSAYNAINSALKHIENEKIQEVPVHLTKVGAKDYKYPHNYENHYVDQIYMNEKIKFYEHGKNKFEKAADEWLRKIKKNGK
- a CDS encoding type II toxin-antitoxin system HicA family toxin — translated: MKSVSSDMVIRKLKRELKVREVRGKGSHRQFILPNGHKVTVPHPKKDLIIKTLRSIEKQTGIKF